The Lactobacillus sp. CBA3605 genome contains a region encoding:
- the pfkA gene encoding 6-phosphofructokinase encodes MKRIGILTSGGDAPGMNAAVRAVARKAMAEGLEAYGINYGFAGLVAGDIHKLESADLDGVIEQGGTLLYSARYPEFAQVEGQLKGIEQLKKFGIDALVVVGGDGSYHGALRLTEHGYNTIGLPGTIDNDIPFTDFTIGFDTAVNTDVEALDRIHDTAHSHDRTFVVEVMGRGAGDVAMWAGVSAGADAIVIPEQDWDMETIANKIKYNRANGHRSNIVVLAEGVMGAAEFVEKLSEYGDFDARANTIGHMQRGGRPTAKDRVMASKMGAYAVELLLAGKGGVAVGIQNNQLVNHSILDLFDSKHESELSLTKLNDEISFN; translated from the coding sequence ATGAAACGCATTGGTATTTTAACCAGTGGCGGTGACGCTCCTGGTATGAATGCGGCCGTTCGTGCGGTTGCTCGCAAAGCAATGGCCGAAGGGTTAGAAGCATACGGCATCAACTACGGTTTTGCCGGATTGGTTGCTGGCGACATTCATAAATTAGAGTCAGCAGATTTGGATGGTGTGATTGAACAAGGTGGCACGTTACTTTATTCAGCACGTTATCCTGAATTCGCTCAAGTTGAAGGTCAATTGAAGGGTATCGAACAACTAAAGAAATTTGGTATTGATGCCTTGGTAGTTGTTGGTGGCGACGGGTCTTATCATGGGGCTTTGCGCTTAACTGAACATGGTTATAACACTATTGGATTACCAGGAACAATTGATAACGATATTCCATTTACTGATTTCACGATCGGGTTTGATACGGCAGTTAATACTGACGTTGAAGCACTTGATCGGATTCATGATACGGCACACAGCCATGACCGGACTTTCGTTGTGGAAGTTATGGGCCGTGGTGCTGGTGACGTTGCCATGTGGGCTGGCGTTTCAGCTGGTGCCGATGCTATCGTGATTCCTGAACAAGATTGGGATATGGAAACCATCGCCAACAAAATTAAGTACAACCGGGCTAACGGCCATCGAAGCAACATTGTTGTTTTGGCGGAAGGTGTCATGGGTGCAGCTGAATTTGTTGAAAAGTTATCTGAATATGGTGACTTTGATGCCCGGGCCAATACAATTGGTCATATGCAACGTGGGGGTCGTCCAACTGCTAAAGACCGTGTTATGGCCAGCAAGATGGGCGCCTATGCTGTTGAACTCTTACTTGCGGGTAAGGGTGGCGTAGCCGTTGGGATTCAAAATAACCAATTGGTTAACCATAGTATTTTAGATTTGTTTGATTCTAAACATGAATCTGAACTATCTTTGACTAAGTTGAATGATGAGATTTCATTTAACTAA
- a CDS encoding YjzD family protein translates to MTKQIMVIVWSVIFGEVIGYIGGALEQMTYNFGEIGLVSAIFALIMVNGISYITNHSMPIKGAKNK, encoded by the coding sequence ATGACTAAACAAATCATGGTAATCGTTTGGAGTGTTATTTTCGGGGAAGTCATCGGTTATATCGGTGGTGCGCTTGAACAAATGACTTATAATTTCGGAGAAATCGGCTTGGTTTCAGCAATTTTCGCCTTAATTATGGTCAACGGCATTTCATACATTACTAATCATTCTATGCCCATTAAAGGTGCCAAAAACAAGTAA